The DNA sequence AACATTATCCGTTCCGAAGGGAATGCCCATACAGCTATGCTCTCCATGCTCATCAGTGCGGGAACAAATCTGGTTCTCGATCCGATTTTCATTTTTGGCTTTGGAATGGGTGTAAAAGGCGCAGCATATGCTACAGTCATTTCAATGATTGTACTCACCGTTTGGGTTCTTTTGCATTTCAGGAGTTCAAAAGCAGTTGTCAGATTGAAAAGAGAGAACATTGTTTTCGACCGGCTAATTCTGTTCGAAATTATTGCCATTGGAATGGCGCCCTTCTTTATGCAGATTGCCAACAGTTTGGTTCAGGGTTTGCTAAATACCAAACTGATTGCTTTTGGAGGTGATTTGGCTGTTGGCGCCATGGGAATTGTAAACAGTATGGCAACAATGATTGTCATGGCGATTGTGGCCATCAATATGGCTTCGCAACCAATTATCAGTTTTAATTACGGAGCCAAATCATACCAGCGCGTGAAAGATACGTTACGAATTGCCATGATTGCAGCAACCGGGATTGCTGTTTTTGCATTTGTAATGGTTGAAACACTTCCAGAAGTCATCGTTAAACTTTTTAATTCTTCGGATGCAGGCTTACTCGATTTGGGAAAACAAGGGCTGCGATTGGGTTTGATGGCTTTACCCTTTGTCGGATTTCAGGTAGTCGCCGGAAATTTCTTTCAATCGATGGGAAAGGCTAAAATTGCAGTTGTTCTCACCTTATTGCGTCAGGTTATTATTCTGATACCGCTTATTTTTCTGCTTCCAAATTATCTCGGGCTTAAAGGCATTTGGCTGTCCATGCCAATTTCCGATTTTTGCTCGGCAATAGTCGTTGTATTTATTCTGGTTAATCATTGGAAAAAACTGAGTGCTTTGTCTGAAACTCAGAACTAATTGATTCACAAATAAATAAGGACTTAGTAATCAACGGTAACTCCAGTATCTCTTAACCCTTTAATTTGCTCCTGTGGTATTTTGTTGCCGCTTAAATCGGCACATTCAAGCACTTCTATTTCCAGCAATGGCAAAATATCGGTAATCGAATTGTTCGACAGGTCAATGCTTTTCAGTTGTTGCAGATTGCTAATATCGTCGATGTATTCAATCTGATTGTTCGATAAATTTAGTTCCTGAAGGTAAACCAAGC is a window from the Aquipluma nitroreducens genome containing:
- a CDS encoding MATE family efflux transporter, translating into MMNEKTKDLAELSVPKLMLKFFIPAFIGVFVNALYNIVDRIFIGQGVGSMALSGISAIFPVMLIVMGFGMLIGIGAGVLVSINLGKHDQNKAEQVLGSSFLLMLLVAVVITIIGFSIKGPLLRSFGATTETVGYANDYLDIILAGTVFQVVGFSLNNIIRSEGNAHTAMLSMLISAGTNLVLDPIFIFGFGMGVKGAAYATVISMIVLTVWVLLHFRSSKAVVRLKRENIVFDRLILFEIIAIGMAPFFMQIANSLVQGLLNTKLIAFGGDLAVGAMGIVNSMATMIVMAIVAINMASQPIISFNYGAKSYQRVKDTLRIAMIAATGIAVFAFVMVETLPEVIVKLFNSSDAGLLDLGKQGLRLGLMALPFVGFQVVAGNFFQSMGKAKIAVVLTLLRQVIILIPLIFLLPNYLGLKGIWLSMPISDFCSAIVVVFILVNHWKKLSALSETQN